A genome region from Nocardioides cynanchi includes the following:
- a CDS encoding DUF3107 domain-containing protein — protein sequence MEVKIGVQHAPRELVIETADTAEEIESALADAVGSDGLFAVTDSRGRRVLVPARNIAYLEVGGGVSGQVGFRS from the coding sequence ATGGAAGTCAAGATCGGCGTCCAGCACGCACCCCGGGAGCTCGTGATCGAGACCGCGGACACCGCCGAGGAGATCGAGTCCGCACTGGCCGACGCGGTCGGCAGCGACGGTCTCTTCGCTGTCACCGACAGTCGCGGACGACGGGTCCTCGTCCCGGCGCGCAACATCGCCTACCTCGAGGTCGGCGGCGGCGTCAGCGGGCAGGTGGGTTTCCGCAGCTGA
- a CDS encoding L,D-transpeptidase produces MTGHRGSTRPRYGRIAALGSAVVVTALTGLAGMGILGGGGTTALADPVARQASYQQSRPTVPTPSATAPAPSTSTGPTGTDTTPLGPTTSGGRSDATTQAPLPAASGSGRRIVFSQHLQRVWLVGAHDTTRRTYLASGSLTDNLQPGHYAVTQRERHAIGIDDSGTMQYFVVFTAGPTGAAIGFHSIPVKDGHLVQTVSQLGTPQSHGCIRQWKPDAVALWHFAPVGTRVVVVA; encoded by the coding sequence ATGACCGGTCACCGAGGATCCACCCGACCCCGCTACGGGCGGATCGCCGCCCTCGGCTCGGCGGTCGTGGTCACGGCGCTGACCGGTCTGGCCGGGATGGGCATCCTCGGCGGCGGGGGGACCACGGCCCTGGCCGACCCGGTCGCCCGCCAGGCGTCGTACCAGCAGAGCCGGCCGACGGTGCCCACGCCGTCCGCCACGGCGCCGGCCCCGTCGACGAGCACCGGGCCGACCGGCACCGACACCACGCCACTGGGGCCGACCACCAGCGGCGGCCGGTCCGACGCCACGACGCAGGCCCCGCTACCGGCGGCCAGCGGCAGCGGCCGCCGGATCGTGTTCAGCCAGCACCTGCAACGGGTCTGGCTGGTGGGCGCCCATGACACGACCCGCCGGACCTACCTCGCCTCGGGCAGCCTGACCGACAACCTTCAGCCGGGCCACTACGCCGTCACCCAGCGGGAGCGGCACGCCATCGGCATCGACGACTCCGGCACCATGCAGTACTTCGTGGTCTTCACCGCCGGTCCGACCGGTGCCGCGATCGGCTTCCACTCGATCCCGGTCAAGGACGGCCACCTGGTGCAGACCGTCAGCCAGCTGGGCACGCCCCAGTCGCACGGTTGCATCCGCCAGTGGAAGCCGGACGCCGTCGCGCTGTGGCACTTCGCCCCGGTCGGGACCAGGGTCGTCGTCGTCGCCTGA
- a CDS encoding ParA family protein, which yields MTTTLAVANQKGGVAKTTSVASIGAALAELGQKVLLVDLDPQACLTFSLGIDPEDLELSIHHVLTKGLDPAEVVLATDDGVDLLPATIELARAEADLLTRTGREHVLKGALEDLAETTTYDWVLLDCPPSLGVLTVAALTAADGVLVPLQCETLSHRGVGQLLDTVHDVRRFTNRGLEVWGVLPTLYDGRTNHARTVLETISETYDLEVIEPPIPKTIKFAEAPAAGRSILSTSRSSKGAKAYRDVAETLMKRAGRRRTTGKGRR from the coding sequence ATGACCACCACACTCGCGGTCGCCAACCAGAAGGGCGGCGTCGCCAAGACGACCTCGGTCGCCTCGATCGGCGCCGCGCTCGCCGAGCTCGGACAGAAGGTCCTGCTCGTCGACCTCGACCCGCAGGCCTGCCTGACGTTCTCGCTGGGCATCGACCCCGAGGACCTCGAGCTCTCGATCCACCACGTGCTGACCAAGGGGCTCGACCCGGCCGAGGTGGTGCTGGCCACCGACGACGGCGTCGACCTGCTGCCGGCCACCATCGAGCTGGCCCGCGCGGAGGCCGACCTGCTGACGCGCACCGGCCGCGAGCACGTGCTCAAGGGCGCCCTCGAGGACCTCGCCGAGACCACCACCTACGACTGGGTGCTGCTCGACTGTCCGCCCTCACTCGGCGTCCTCACCGTCGCTGCGCTGACCGCGGCCGACGGGGTGCTCGTCCCGCTCCAGTGCGAGACCCTGTCGCACCGGGGCGTGGGCCAGCTGCTCGACACCGTGCACGACGTGCGCCGCTTCACCAACCGCGGGCTGGAGGTGTGGGGCGTCCTGCCGACGTTGTACGACGGGCGCACCAACCACGCGCGGACCGTGCTGGAGACGATCTCGGAGACCTACGACCTCGAGGTGATCGAGCCGCCGATCCCCAAGACGATCAAGTTCGCCGAGGCGCCTGCCGCCGGCCGGTCGATCCTGTCCACCAGCCGCAGCAGCAAGGGCGCCAAGGCCTACCGCGACGTCGCCGAGACGCTGATGAAGCGGGCCGGCCGGCGTCGTACCACCGGGAAGGGGCGCCGATGA
- a CDS encoding MarC family protein gives MDRIFDASIFTSAFVTLFVIMDPVGTVPIFLSLTGGYEPRRVRRAARQAVLVSLVVILVFAFFGQSILDYLHVSLPALQCAGGLLLLLVALELLTGRGDEPMAQGDTNVALVPLGTPLLAGPGAIVATMVFSKHVHNVGDFLAVGAAVVAVHLCIWLAMTFSIPILRLLRESGILLVTRIAGLLLSAIAVQLVADAVHAFIKAYS, from the coding sequence GTGGACCGGATCTTCGACGCCTCGATCTTCACCAGCGCCTTCGTCACGCTGTTCGTGATCATGGACCCGGTCGGCACGGTGCCGATCTTCCTGTCGCTGACCGGCGGCTACGAGCCCCGGCGAGTACGGCGCGCGGCCCGGCAGGCCGTCCTGGTCTCGCTGGTCGTGATCCTGGTGTTCGCCTTCTTCGGCCAGAGCATCCTGGACTACCTGCACGTCTCGCTGCCCGCGCTCCAGTGCGCCGGGGGTCTCCTCCTGCTGCTGGTCGCGCTCGAGCTCCTCACCGGCCGCGGCGACGAGCCGATGGCGCAGGGCGACACCAACGTCGCGCTGGTGCCGCTCGGCACGCCGTTGCTGGCCGGGCCCGGCGCGATCGTCGCGACGATGGTGTTCTCCAAGCACGTTCACAACGTCGGCGACTTCCTGGCGGTCGGCGCGGCCGTGGTCGCCGTACACCTGTGTATCTGGCTGGCGATGACGTTCTCGATCCCGATCCTGCGGCTGCTGCGCGAGTCCGGGATCCTGCTGGTCACCCGGATCGCCGGGCTGCTGCTGAGCGCGATCGCGGTCCAGCTGGTGGCCGACGCCGTGCACGCCTTCATCAAGGCCTACAGCTGA
- the moeZ gene encoding adenylyltransferase/sulfurtransferase MoeZ has product MSLPPLVEPADELTLDEVRRYSRHLIIPDVGMSGQKRLKNAKVLVIGAGGLGSPALLYLAAAGVGTLGIAEFDEVDESNLQRQIIHGQSDIGKSKAESAKESIAETNPYVNVVLHEERLDNDNVMQVFEGYDLIVDGTDNFATRYMVNDAAYFLGIPYVWGSIYRFDGQASVFAPKQVDDAPCYRCLYPEPPPPGMVPSCAEGGVLGVLCASIGAIQVNEAIKLLTGIGDPLVGQLMIYDALEMEYRKLKVRKDPNCALCGEHPTVTGLIDYDTFCGAVSEEASEAAVGSTISVVQLSHMLKERENGERDFVLVDVREPNEAEINHIPGAVLIPKGDFLNGSALERLTELTGGDKQIVMHCKTGVRSAETLAIVKGAGYADAVHVGGGVVAWVDQIDPSQPTY; this is encoded by the coding sequence GTGTCCCTCCCCCCGCTGGTCGAGCCCGCAGACGAGCTGACCCTGGACGAGGTACGCCGGTACAGCCGGCACCTGATCATCCCCGACGTGGGGATGTCGGGTCAGAAGCGGCTGAAGAACGCCAAGGTGCTCGTCATCGGCGCCGGTGGGCTCGGCAGCCCGGCGCTGCTCTACCTCGCCGCCGCGGGCGTGGGCACCCTGGGCATCGCCGAGTTCGACGAGGTCGACGAGTCCAACCTCCAGCGCCAGATCATCCACGGGCAGTCCGACATCGGGAAGTCCAAGGCGGAGTCGGCCAAGGAGTCGATCGCCGAGACCAACCCCTACGTGAACGTCGTGCTCCACGAGGAGCGGCTCGACAACGACAACGTGATGCAGGTCTTCGAGGGTTACGACCTGATCGTCGACGGCACGGACAACTTCGCGACCCGCTACATGGTCAACGACGCGGCGTACTTCCTCGGGATCCCCTACGTCTGGGGCTCGATCTACCGCTTCGACGGCCAGGCCTCGGTGTTCGCACCGAAGCAGGTGGACGACGCGCCCTGCTACCGCTGCCTGTACCCCGAGCCCCCGCCGCCGGGCATGGTCCCGAGCTGCGCCGAGGGCGGCGTCCTCGGCGTGCTGTGCGCCAGCATCGGTGCGATCCAGGTCAACGAGGCGATCAAGCTGCTGACCGGGATCGGCGACCCGCTGGTCGGTCAGCTGATGATCTACGACGCCCTGGAGATGGAGTACCGCAAGCTGAAGGTCCGCAAGGACCCGAACTGCGCGCTGTGCGGCGAGCACCCCACGGTCACCGGGCTGATCGACTACGACACGTTCTGCGGCGCGGTCTCCGAGGAGGCCTCCGAGGCGGCGGTCGGGTCGACGATCTCGGTGGTCCAGCTCTCGCACATGCTCAAGGAGCGGGAGAACGGCGAGCGCGACTTCGTGCTGGTCGACGTCCGCGAGCCGAACGAGGCCGAGATCAACCACATCCCGGGCGCGGTGCTGATCCCGAAGGGCGACTTCCTCAACGGGTCGGCCCTGGAGCGGCTGACCGAGCTGACCGGTGGCGACAAGCAGATCGTGATGCACTGCAAGACCGGAGTGCGTTCGGCCGAGACGCTGGCCATCGTCAAGGGCGCGGGGTACGCCGACGCGGTGCACGTCGGCGGTGGCGTGGTGGCCTGGGTCGACCAGATCGACCCGAGCCAGCCGACGTACTGA
- a CDS encoding ferritin-like fold-containing protein has translation MTESPEAGAADPGPAPRPGQVVFEDADYLHAVVDLLGAIAYGELSAFERLVDDAKLAPSLRDQVEMCAMASLEFGHVTRLHERLVALGADPFDAMAPFEAAIDQFHAHTAPADWYEGLIKAYVGDGMAADFYREIAAYLDADTRDLIVASLDDSGQATFAVRHIRQAIADDPTLGGRLALWGRRLMGEALTQAQRVAAERDALTALLAGGIDRPGLDLAAIGRMFTRITERHADRMAELGLSA, from the coding sequence ATGACGGAATCCCCGGAGGCCGGCGCGGCGGATCCCGGCCCGGCCCCGCGACCCGGCCAGGTCGTCTTCGAGGACGCCGACTACCTGCACGCGGTCGTGGACCTGCTGGGCGCGATCGCGTACGGCGAGCTCTCGGCCTTCGAGCGGCTCGTCGACGACGCCAAGCTGGCGCCCTCACTGCGCGACCAGGTGGAGATGTGCGCGATGGCGAGCCTGGAGTTCGGGCACGTCACCCGCCTCCACGAGCGGCTGGTCGCCCTCGGGGCCGACCCGTTCGACGCGATGGCCCCCTTCGAGGCCGCGATCGACCAGTTCCACGCGCACACCGCCCCGGCCGACTGGTACGAAGGGCTGATCAAGGCCTACGTCGGGGACGGCATGGCGGCCGACTTCTACCGCGAGATCGCGGCCTACCTCGACGCCGACACCCGCGACCTGATCGTCGCCTCGCTCGACGACTCCGGCCAGGCGACCTTCGCGGTTCGTCACATCCGGCAGGCGATCGCCGACGACCCCACCCTGGGCGGGCGGCTGGCCCTGTGGGGACGCCGGCTGATGGGGGAGGCGCTGACCCAGGCCCAGCGGGTCGCCGCCGAGCGGGACGCCCTGACCGCGCTGCTCGCCGGTGGCATCGACCGGCCGGGGCTCGACCTGGCCGCGATCGGCCGGATGTTCACCCGGATCACCGAGCGGCACGCCGACCGGATGGCCGAGCTCGGGCTGTCGGCCTGA
- a CDS encoding TetR/AcrR family transcriptional regulator has product MGTTDRSGQDQKPRGGRLPRNERRVQLLESALGAFVAQGYHAAAMDDIAERAGVSKPVLYQHFPGKLDLYLALLDVSCDQIIDNCRAALASTHDNKTRVAAAMAAFYSYVAAENGAFRLVFESDLTSEPAVREHVDRVTSECAAMIADVIHDDTGLPGEASRLLAVSLVGMAQVSARFWISEAAGISQPQAVELVSGLAWRGIRGYPLTDEH; this is encoded by the coding sequence GTGGGTACGACGGACAGGTCCGGACAGGACCAGAAGCCGCGCGGGGGCAGGCTCCCCCGCAACGAACGGCGCGTCCAGCTCCTCGAGTCCGCACTCGGGGCGTTCGTCGCCCAGGGCTACCACGCCGCCGCGATGGACGACATCGCCGAGCGGGCGGGGGTCTCCAAGCCGGTGCTCTACCAGCACTTCCCGGGCAAGCTCGACCTCTACCTCGCCCTGCTCGACGTCTCCTGCGACCAGATCATCGACAACTGCCGTGCCGCGCTGGCCTCGACCCACGACAACAAGACGAGGGTCGCCGCCGCGATGGCCGCGTTCTACTCCTACGTCGCGGCCGAGAACGGCGCCTTCCGCCTGGTCTTCGAGTCCGACCTGACCAGCGAGCCGGCCGTCCGTGAGCACGTCGACCGCGTCACCAGCGAGTGCGCCGCGATGATCGCCGACGTCATCCACGACGACACCGGGCTCCCGGGCGAGGCCTCGCGACTGCTCGCGGTGTCGCTGGTGGGAATGGCCCAGGTCAGCGCCCGGTTCTGGATCTCGGAGGCGGCCGGGATCAGCCAGCCGCAGGCGGTCGAGCTCGTGAGCGGCCTGGCCTGGCGGGGCATCCGCGGCTACCCCCTGACCGACGAGCACTGA
- a CDS encoding SDR family NAD(P)-dependent oxidoreductase codes for MSPASSPSPREPATRPLAVVTGPTAGIGRAFTLRLADRGYDVLLVARDEERLHALADELAATYSVTAEVLVADLSDRAGMALVEARLADESRPVDLLVNNAGFGLKRRFLDNSVEQEQAALDVLVTAVMRLTHAALGPMVKRGSGGIINVASVAAFLPRGSYSAAKAWVTTFGAWASREYGRQGVHIMTLCPGFTRTEFHERMDVKREAVPRLLWLDVDRVVDGALADWDAGRARSIPGKRYKVIAAVSRHASLPAFQRLQFLGRR; via the coding sequence ATGTCTCCCGCCTCCTCCCCGTCACCGCGCGAACCCGCCACCCGCCCGCTGGCCGTCGTCACCGGCCCGACGGCGGGGATCGGGCGGGCCTTCACCCTCCGGCTGGCCGACCGGGGGTACGACGTCCTGCTGGTCGCCCGCGACGAGGAGCGGCTGCACGCGCTGGCCGACGAGCTGGCGGCGACCTACTCGGTGACCGCCGAGGTGCTGGTCGCGGACCTGTCCGACCGCGCCGGGATGGCCCTGGTGGAGGCCCGCCTCGCCGACGAGTCGCGGCCGGTCGACCTGCTGGTCAACAACGCCGGCTTCGGGCTCAAGCGACGCTTCCTCGACAACTCCGTGGAGCAGGAGCAGGCCGCGCTCGACGTGCTCGTCACCGCCGTCATGCGGCTGACCCACGCGGCACTGGGCCCGATGGTGAAGCGCGGCTCGGGCGGCATCATCAACGTCGCCAGCGTGGCGGCTTTCCTGCCCCGCGGCAGCTACAGCGCGGCGAAGGCCTGGGTCACGACGTTCGGGGCGTGGGCGTCGCGGGAGTACGGCCGGCAGGGCGTCCACATCATGACCCTGTGCCCGGGCTTCACCCGCACCGAGTTCCACGAGCGGATGGACGTCAAGCGCGAGGCGGTGCCGCGGCTGCTCTGGCTCGACGTCGACCGCGTCGTCGACGGTGCCCTGGCCGACTGGGACGCCGGCAGGGCGCGCTCGATCCCCGGGAAGCGCTACAAGGTGATCGCCGCGGTCAGCCGGCACGCCTCGCTGCCGGCGTTCCAGCGGCTGCAGTTCCTCGGACGACGTTGA
- a CDS encoding DEAD/DEAH box helicase codes for MRAGARFLRAPPVCARQTQRFEPGSAATTTLARTESEPTSVTSTFRDLGVLPQICDALERGGITTPFAIQEMTLSVALLGTDLIGQARTGTGKTLAFGIPVMQRSVVSTDPAYADLPQGKPQALIVAPTRELALQVSGDLALASKDLGLRVLTVYGGVPYEPQLDALTSGVDIVVGTPGRLIDLCNRKALDISHVHALVLDEADEMLDLGFLPDVERILKMTPETRQTMLFSATMPGAIVALARTHMRHPMNIRAESSYDTQLVPATAQFIYQAHDLDKPEIIGRILQAEDADKIIVFTRTKRQSQRIADDLAERGFSASPLHGDMAQVAREKALTKFREDKIRVLVATDVAARGIDVQGVSHVINYTCPEDEKTYIHRIGRTGRAGATGIAVTFVDWADVHRWKMINKALDLPFDEPQETYSTSPNLFHDLGIPEGTKGRIVDPAPVERAPRSDRDGERRSGRSSDRSGRSGGREGSRQGRERSRTRSGEQVTGSPAPVASATEVPGSEPSGAERPARTRLRRRRRSPGTSTAS; via the coding sequence GTGAGGGCGGGCGCCCGTTTCCTTCGAGCGCCACCTGTATGTGCGCGGCAGACGCAACGGTTTGAGCCTGGGTCAGCCGCAACGACGACACTGGCTCGAACTGAAAGCGAACCCACTTCCGTGACCTCGACCTTCCGGGACCTCGGCGTCCTGCCCCAGATCTGCGACGCGCTCGAGCGCGGCGGCATCACCACGCCCTTCGCCATCCAGGAGATGACCCTCTCGGTCGCCCTGCTCGGCACCGACCTGATCGGCCAGGCCCGCACCGGCACCGGCAAGACCCTCGCCTTCGGCATCCCGGTGATGCAGCGCAGCGTTGTCTCCACCGACCCGGCGTACGCCGACCTGCCGCAGGGCAAGCCCCAGGCCCTGATCGTCGCCCCGACCCGCGAGCTCGCGCTCCAGGTCAGCGGCGACCTCGCCCTGGCCAGCAAGGACCTCGGCCTCCGCGTCCTGACGGTGTACGGCGGGGTGCCCTACGAGCCGCAGCTCGACGCCCTCACCAGCGGAGTCGACATCGTGGTCGGCACGCCCGGCCGGCTGATCGACCTGTGCAACCGCAAGGCGCTCGACATCTCCCACGTGCACGCGCTGGTGCTCGACGAGGCCGACGAGATGCTCGACCTCGGGTTCCTGCCCGACGTGGAGCGGATCCTCAAGATGACCCCCGAGACCCGCCAGACCATGCTGTTCTCCGCCACCATGCCGGGCGCGATCGTCGCCCTGGCCCGCACCCACATGCGGCACCCGATGAACATCCGTGCCGAGTCGTCGTACGACACCCAGCTGGTGCCGGCGACCGCCCAGTTCATCTACCAGGCCCACGACCTCGACAAGCCCGAGATCATCGGCCGGATCCTCCAGGCCGAGGACGCCGACAAGATCATCGTGTTCACCCGCACCAAGCGTCAGTCGCAGCGGATCGCCGACGACCTCGCCGAGCGCGGCTTCAGTGCCTCGCCCCTGCACGGCGACATGGCCCAGGTGGCCCGCGAGAAGGCCCTGACCAAGTTCCGCGAGGACAAGATCCGGGTGCTGGTCGCCACCGACGTCGCCGCCCGCGGCATCGACGTGCAGGGCGTCTCCCACGTCATCAACTACACCTGCCCCGAGGACGAGAAGACCTACATCCACCGGATCGGTCGCACCGGCCGGGCCGGCGCGACCGGGATCGCCGTGACCTTCGTCGACTGGGCGGACGTGCACCGCTGGAAGATGATCAACAAGGCGCTCGACCTGCCGTTCGACGAGCCCCAGGAGACCTACTCGACCTCGCCCAACCTCTTCCACGACCTCGGCATCCCCGAGGGCACCAAGGGCCGGATCGTCGACCCCGCCCCGGTCGAGCGGGCGCCCCGCAGCGACCGCGACGGCGAGCGCCGGAGCGGTCGGTCCTCCGATCGGTCCGGCCGCTCCGGTGGCCGCGAGGGCAGCCGCCAGGGTCGCGAGCGCAGCCGTACCCGCAGCGGCGAGCAGGTGACCGGGTCGCCGGCACCCGTGGCCTCGGCCACCGAGGTCCCCGGCTCGGAGCCGAGCGGCGCCGAGCGTCCGGCGCGCACGCGGCTGCGGCGTCGACGCCGCAGCCCGGGCACCTCGACCGCGTCCTGA
- a CDS encoding DUF4129 domain-containing protein: MSARRAGALALGFSLAGVVLMLLLVVMAARSGPSGVIHGTPRDDIFHPPRPTITSQPGHRSGPDSTTVLPQGTSSVPFASVLGTVVRYALFAWLLLLAYRGLRWLVDDLAARRSTEPRAAVIDFDVLEDPAPLVDEMRRDAADQFALLLGGTPRNAIVAAWDRFEEQAERVGAARKLWETSSEFTLRLLDAVSAAPVAVTRLAALYREARFSEHEITEGNREAAAEALRDIHASIGIPAGVGR; the protein is encoded by the coding sequence ATGTCCGCGCGCAGGGCGGGCGCACTCGCGCTCGGCTTCAGCCTCGCCGGCGTCGTCCTGATGCTGCTGCTGGTGGTGATGGCGGCGAGGTCGGGGCCGTCGGGAGTGATCCACGGGACCCCTCGCGACGACATCTTCCACCCGCCGCGGCCGACCATCACGTCGCAGCCCGGGCACCGGAGCGGCCCGGACAGCACCACGGTGCTCCCGCAGGGCACCTCGTCGGTGCCGTTCGCGTCGGTGCTCGGCACGGTGGTGCGCTACGCCCTGTTCGCCTGGCTGCTCCTGCTGGCCTACCGCGGGCTGCGCTGGCTGGTCGACGACCTCGCGGCGCGCCGCAGCACCGAGCCACGCGCCGCCGTGATCGACTTCGACGTGCTCGAGGACCCGGCTCCGCTGGTCGACGAGATGCGTCGCGACGCCGCCGACCAGTTCGCGCTGCTGCTCGGGGGTACGCCGCGCAACGCGATCGTGGCCGCCTGGGACCGCTTCGAGGAGCAGGCCGAGCGGGTGGGAGCCGCCCGCAAGCTGTGGGAGACCTCCTCGGAGTTCACCCTGCGACTGCTCGACGCCGTCTCCGCGGCGCCGGTGGCCGTGACCCGCCTGGCGGCGCTCTACCGGGAGGCCCGCTTCTCCGAGCACGAGATCACCGAGGGCAACCGCGAGGCCGCGGCCGAGGCCCTGCGCGACATCCACGCCTCGATCGGGATCCCGGCCGGGGTCGGCCGGTGA
- a CDS encoding GlsB/YeaQ/YmgE family stress response membrane protein, whose translation MGWFFVIVMGIIIGLLGKFVAPGDRDNIPLWLTVVCGIVGVLIGYGWLGGTHGIDWLAFFVSIIFAAILVMIAATVTGRAKKA comes from the coding sequence ATGGGTTGGTTCTTCGTCATCGTGATGGGCATCATCATCGGTCTCTTGGGCAAGTTCGTGGCACCGGGGGATCGAGACAACATTCCGCTCTGGCTGACCGTCGTCTGCGGCATCGTCGGTGTGCTCATCGGCTACGGCTGGCTGGGCGGGACCCACGGGATCGACTGGCTTGCGTTCTTCGTCTCCATCATCTTCGCCGCGATCCTCGTGATGATCGCCGCAACCGTGACCGGGCGCGCCAAGAAAGCCTGA
- a CDS encoding AAA family ATPase, which yields MTESPVPGPISVPEASELAGRVLNEVERAVVGKRIPLTLVLAAVLAKGHVLLEDFPGLGKTLAARSLARVLGLEFSRVQFTPDLLPADVTGSFLYNQREGTFEFRRGPLFTGLLLADEINRTPPKTQSALLEAMQEHQVTVEGETFPLPDPFHVLATANPIEYEGTYPLPEAQLDRFLMRVSFGYPTSEEEYDVVQRRLDRQREEIDLSEITDAAGLRAMQAATETVTVDETVSRYCVRLATATREHNDVLTGSSPRGSLGLVLAARGFALVRGRDYVIPEDVKAVARAVLSHRITVKPELWMTQASGPRVVDAVLGSVPTPSTLESYQR from the coding sequence ATGACCGAGTCACCCGTCCCGGGTCCGATCAGTGTCCCGGAGGCGTCCGAGCTCGCCGGCCGTGTGCTGAACGAGGTCGAGCGTGCCGTGGTCGGCAAGCGGATCCCGCTCACGCTGGTCCTGGCCGCCGTCCTGGCCAAGGGGCACGTGCTGCTGGAGGACTTCCCGGGCCTCGGCAAGACGCTGGCGGCCCGGTCGCTGGCCCGGGTGCTGGGCCTGGAGTTCTCGCGCGTGCAGTTCACCCCCGACCTGCTGCCCGCCGACGTGACCGGGTCGTTCCTCTACAACCAGCGCGAGGGGACCTTCGAGTTCCGCCGCGGCCCGCTCTTCACCGGCCTCCTGCTGGCCGACGAGATCAACCGGACGCCGCCGAAGACCCAGTCGGCCCTGCTCGAGGCCATGCAGGAGCACCAGGTCACCGTGGAGGGCGAGACCTTCCCGCTGCCCGACCCGTTCCACGTGCTCGCGACCGCCAACCCGATCGAGTACGAAGGCACCTACCCGCTGCCCGAGGCTCAGCTCGACCGGTTCCTGATGCGGGTCAGCTTCGGCTACCCGACCTCGGAGGAGGAGTACGACGTGGTGCAGCGCCGGCTCGACCGGCAGCGCGAGGAGATCGACCTGTCCGAGATCACCGACGCCGCGGGCCTGCGCGCGATGCAGGCCGCGACCGAGACGGTGACCGTCGACGAGACGGTGAGCCGCTACTGCGTGCGGCTGGCCACCGCCACCCGCGAGCACAACGACGTGCTCACCGGCTCGTCGCCACGCGGCTCCCTCGGGCTGGTGCTCGCGGCCCGTGGCTTCGCGCTGGTCCGGGGGCGCGACTACGTCATCCCCGAGGACGTGAAGGCGGTCGCGCGAGCCGTGCTCTCCCACCGGATCACGGTCAAGCCCGAGCTCTGGATGACCCAGGCCAGCGGTCCCCGGGTCGTGGACGCGGTGCTCGGCTCGGTGCCGACCCCCAGCACCCTGGAGAGCTACCAGCGATGA
- a CDS encoding DUF4129 domain-containing protein: MTSARRGAVAVAATLAGVVVVLLFVALAARAGPSGIIHGTGHDGVFHAPSPPATAPPLHHGGHVHAGPPAHSPWWARALLIGLAAIACGFVLLGAVSAFGLLKLISLPGRRRATEQALEVEVDWLEDPVAAAEEIRRGSDLREQLLRTGPPRNAIVACWSRFEEQAAQVGLAPREWETPSEFTVRVLGALARDQDAVDRLERLYVEARFSRHEITEEHRERAIEAVRRVHASLLTAAPAKP, from the coding sequence ATGACCTCTGCTCGGCGCGGTGCCGTCGCGGTGGCAGCGACCCTCGCCGGGGTCGTGGTCGTGCTGCTGTTCGTCGCGCTCGCGGCGCGGGCCGGGCCGTCGGGGATCATCCACGGCACGGGTCACGACGGGGTCTTCCATGCGCCCTCGCCGCCGGCGACGGCGCCGCCGCTCCACCACGGCGGCCACGTGCACGCGGGGCCGCCGGCCCACTCGCCGTGGTGGGCGCGAGCCCTCCTGATCGGCCTGGCCGCGATCGCCTGCGGGTTCGTGCTGCTGGGGGCGGTCTCCGCCTTCGGGCTGCTCAAGCTGATCTCGCTGCCGGGCCGGCGGCGAGCGACCGAGCAGGCCCTCGAGGTGGAGGTCGACTGGCTGGAGGACCCGGTGGCGGCCGCCGAGGAGATCCGCCGGGGCTCGGACCTGCGGGAGCAGCTGCTCCGGACCGGTCCGCCCCGCAACGCGATCGTCGCCTGCTGGAGCCGGTTCGAGGAGCAGGCCGCCCAGGTCGGGCTGGCGCCCCGTGAGTGGGAGACGCCGTCGGAGTTCACGGTGCGCGTGCTCGGGGCCCTGGCCCGCGACCAGGACGCCGTGGACAGGCTCGAGCGGCTCTACGTCGAGGCCCGCTTCTCCCGGCACGAGATCACCGAGGAGCACCGCGAGCGCGCCATCGAGGCGGTCCGGCGGGTGCACGCGTCGCTGCTCACGGCCGCTCCCGCCAAGCCCTGA